The nucleotide window TGGACTACCGGGTGCGGTCAGTGAGCCAGGACATGGACGCGCTGGGCGAGGCGAGCATCGAGATCGAGTACTCGGGCAAGAAGTCGCGCGCCCGGGCGGTCAGCGTGGACGTGGTGGAGGCGAGCGCCCTGGCGTACCTGGAGGTGGTGAACCGAGTCGCCTCGCGCCAGCTCCGCGACCGGCTCAAGCCGACCGACAACGTGCCGACCGAGGCCGTCCCCGCGGGCTAATGCCGGTGCGGCTTTCGACTGCACGCGCGTGTAATCGGCACACCCGGCGCCAGGTTGCGGTCCTACGGTTTGCGGCTTGTTGTGTGCCTGCTTTTTCGTGCGGTTCGCTTGTGGAGCAGCGGCGCTTTGGGCATCCGATCTGTTTCACGCCGCGCACTCGGTGCTCCTTGCTACCGTCCACGTGGCAAACGGACCACACTGAAAAACAGGTACGCGGCATGCAACGCAATTCTCGGCAAGGAGGGCGTGTGGCCGATTCGCCGAAGTGGATGCGCGGCGTGCTCGCCCTTGCGGGCGTGTACAACCTCGCGTGGGGCGCGTGGGCGGTATTGCTCCCCGAGCGGTCGTTCGCCAACTCGGGGATGCAGCGCCCGGACCAGCCGCTCCACTACCCGGAGCTGTGGCAGTGCATCGGGATGATCGTCGGCGTGTACGGGGTCGGGTACCTGATCGCGGCCAGCGACCCCGCGCGCCACTGGCCCGTTGTGCTGGTCGGGTTCCTCGGTAAGTTCTTCGGGCCGGTCGGGCTGGCTTACGGCGTACTCACCGGCCGCTCGAGCGCCGAAGGTTTGCTCACCTGCGTTCCGAACGATCTGATCTGGTGGGCGCCGTTCGTGCTGACCCTGCGGCACGCGTACCGGTCGCGAGGAGGTCGCGAATGAATGACCCTGACGTGCTGATCGTGGGCGCCGGGCTGGCGGGTCTGGCGTGCGGGCGGGAGCTGGCGCGGCGCGGGGTGCCGTTCCGCATCCTCGACGCCGCCGACGGGGTCGGGGGCCGGGTCCGCACGGACCTCGTGGACGGGTTCCGGCTCGACCGCGGGTTCCAGATCTACCTGACCGCGTACGCCGAGGGGCGGCGGGTGCTGGACCTCCCGGCGCTCGATTTGAAGCCCTTCGCCCGTGGGGCGCTGGTACGGTTCGGCGGCCGGTTCCACCGGGTCGCGGACCCGCGGAGCGAGCCGCTCGCCGCCGTCGCGTCGCTGTTCAACGCGGTCGGCTCTCCGCTCGACAAAGCGAAGCTCCTGAAGCTCTACCGTGACGTTCGGCGCGAGGCCCCGGACGCGCCGAACCCCGACCGCACGACAACCGAGCAGCTCCGCGCGGCCGGGCTCGGCCCGAAGCTCGTGGAGCGACTGTTCCGACCGTTCCTGGGCGGGGTGTTCCTCGAACGCGAACTCACCACGTCCGCGCGGTTCTTCCGGTTCGTGTTCGGGGCGTTCGCGGCTGGCCCCGGGGCGGTCCCCGCCCTCGGGATGCAAGCGATCCCGGAACAGCTCGCGGCGGGGCTGCCCGCCGGCTCGGTGCGGCTGAACGCGCCCGTCGAGGCCGTGGCCGACGGCGCGGTGTCGCTGGCGGGCGGTGAGCGCCTGAGCGCGCGGGCCGTTGTCGTGGCGACCGACGGCACGGCCGCCGCGCGACTGCTCGGCGCCGCGGTGCCCGATCCGGCCTGGAACGGCACCGTAACGCTGTACTACGCCGCCGACGCCGCACCCCTTACCGAGCCCATCCTGGCGCTCGACGGAGAGGGCCGCGGCCCGGTGAACAACGTGGTCGTGATGTCGGCGGCGGCGCCCGCTTACGCCCCGCCGGGCAAGGCGCTGGTCGCGGCGTCGGTCGTGGGTGTTCCCGCCGATGGAGATGGGGAACTCGACCGGCGGGCGCGGGAGCAACTGGCGGAGTGGTTCGGCCCCGCGGTCGCCGGCTGGAAGCTGTTGCGCGCGTACCGGATTCCGCACGCGCTACCGGCCCAACCCGCCGGCACGCTCGACCCGTGGCAGCGCCCGGTGCGGCTGCGGAGCGGGCTGTACGTGTGCGGCGACCACCGCGACACCGCCAGCATCGACGGCGCGTTGACCAGCGGCCGGCGCGCCGCCGAAGCGGTGGCGGAAGACTTGGCCCGAACTAGCTGATCAGTTCCGCGAGGCCGGCCGCGCGGTGGAGAACGTGTGTGTGCCGCGCGTCCGGATCGAGGAGGAGGGCGTGCATTCCGGCCGCGGTCGCGCCCTCGTAATCGTTTCGCAGGTCGTCCCCGACGAACAGCACTTCCGCGGGCGCGCAGCCCGCGATGCGGCTCACTTCCGCAAAGAACTCGCGTGCGGGCTTCCGCCAGCCCACTGCGGCACTTACGACGACGCGGTCACGGAGCGGGGCCAGTTCCGGGAGCCCGTCGAGTACTGTGAGCAGCCGGGCGTCGTAGTTGGAACCCATACCCAGGACGAACCCTCGCGCCGACAGCGCCGCGACCACCCCCGCGGCGGCGGCGGGAACGCGCCAGGCGCCGGGCCGCGCGTAGTGCTCAAAGAGGTGAGCGAAGCACGCCCCGGGGTCGGACACGCCGGCGAGCGTGCTCGTCACGATTGTGCGCCAGCGGTCGCGCTCGCGGGCCTCGCTCGTGGCCCAACTCCGGTCGGCATCGGCCGCCTCTTCTTGCCGATAGGCGGTGAGGAACCGCTCGCGCACTTCGGACGCGGGGAGGTCCAGGCCGTGCCAGCGTGCGACCGCGGCGTAAACCGCCGGGGCCGACGGCTCGGGGAAAATGAGCGTGCCGACCGCGTCGAAGAACACGGCCCGCACGCCGGACGGGATTCGTGCCACGGCGTCAGTTCGCCGCGCCGTTGGCGGACGCGGCGCGGCTCCGCGGTCCCGGGACCACGGACTTCGTGGGCGTCGGCGCGACCGACTTCACCGCCATCCGGCTCGCCTTGCGGGTCGCCGGCTGGGCGCCCTCGGGGAGCGACCGCGCCGCCTGCGCCGCCACCGCCACCTTTAGCAGGTGCAGGCCCGAGCGGAAGATGATGAACGCGATGAACGCGGACGGTCCGGCCTCGAAGATGCGGCGGTTCGAGATCAGCCCGTAGGTGTTCCAGAACTGCCACAGGCCGACGCCGATCAGTGCCCAGCCGGCCAGTTCCCGGCTCCAGTACGCGAACCTCATGTTGATGCGCTCTCTCGGGTTTGGAACTCGGCCGGACGGCGGGAGCGGCCCGGTGGTGTTTTGCGTCACTTCTGGTCGTCGCGGCGCGCTCGCTTCGGACGCTTGCGCGCGGCCCGTTCCTCTTCGGCGGCGCGCTTGCGCGCGGCCTCTTTCTCGCGCTGTCGGGCGTCCTGCGCGGCGGCCTCGGCCCGCTCGCTCGCGCGGCGCCGGCCCCAGACGCGCCACTTCTCCAGCCGCACCCGCTCGCGGTGCGACTCGCTCCAGCTCGTGTCGGCGAGCACCATCGCCCCCTCGGAGGCGTTCATCACCCGCAGCCGCCAGTACCCGAACACCAGCCGCACCAGCAGCGTGCCGAAGAACAGGATGCCCAGCAGCACGAAGAAGCGGTTCTGGCCGGGGCGGAACTCGCCCGGCGGTTGGTCCCGGCTGAACGCGCGGAGCGAGCGCGTGTCCGCCCACCGGAACGGCACCCCGCTCTCCATCGGGACGAACTCCAGCGCGTTCACGAGCCACCAGACCGCCTGGCCGATCAGCACCAGCGCGCCCGAGGCGGCCAGCATCCACGCGAGTTCGTCGGGCCGGATGTGCGCCGTCGGGCGGCGGACCGGCACTTCGCCCTTGCGCTTGAGGGCGCTGTCCGGCGGCACGATCTGGTGAACGAGCCCGAACAGCCGGTACTGGCCCCGCAGGTACACCAAAACGGCCATGACCAGCACCATGTCGGTGACCTGGAAGTGGCTCTCGCGCACCTGATAAGGGTTCTCGGACCCGGGGTCGGGGATGCCGAACGGGAACAGTTGGAAGTACGCGATCACGAGCAGCAGGAACGGCGGCGCCGCGGTCCAGCGGAGCGCCATCGCCGCGGCGCCGAACAGCACCACGATGATGCCGCCCAGGTCGCTCCCGCTCATGAACAGGACGACGAAGATCATCGCCAGCGCGGCCAGCGTGGCCAGCACGTAGGGCCGCGCCGCGGCGTCGGTGGCGAGGAGCCGGATCACGTCGCCCTGGGTCAGCTCGGGCTGCCCGCCGAGCGCTTTAACGGTGTTGCTCATCGGCGGCTCCTCATCCCGCGCAGCCGGTCGAGCCGGTCCAGCACCAGCCGCACCGCGTCGCCGTCGTTGGCCCGCACCACCGTCGCGCCGACGCCCGCGAGCGCCCGGCGCGTCAGGCGGAACGACTCGTGGTACTGGCGCGTCAGGTTGTCCCGGACGAGCTTCGTGATCCGCTTCTGCCGCTCCCCGGGCGCCATCTCGGCGGCGGTCCGGCGCCGCGGGGCGCCGGCGCCGGGCGCCTCGGGAGCCGGCGGCGCGTCGTCGGGGGCGGACACGTCCGCGGGCCACGGCACGATCACCATGACGTGGTGCCGCCG belongs to Gemmata obscuriglobus and includes:
- a CDS encoding protoporphyrinogen/coproporphyrinogen oxidase, translating into MNDPDVLIVGAGLAGLACGRELARRGVPFRILDAADGVGGRVRTDLVDGFRLDRGFQIYLTAYAEGRRVLDLPALDLKPFARGALVRFGGRFHRVADPRSEPLAAVASLFNAVGSPLDKAKLLKLYRDVRREAPDAPNPDRTTTEQLRAAGLGPKLVERLFRPFLGGVFLERELTTSARFFRFVFGAFAAGPGAVPALGMQAIPEQLAAGLPAGSVRLNAPVEAVADGAVSLAGGERLSARAVVVATDGTAAARLLGAAVPDPAWNGTVTLYYAADAAPLTEPILALDGEGRGPVNNVVVMSAAAPAYAPPGKALVAASVVGVPADGDGELDRRAREQLAEWFGPAVAGWKLLRAYRIPHALPAQPAGTLDPWQRPVRLRSGLYVCGDHRDTASIDGALTSGRRAAEAVAEDLARTS
- a CDS encoding HAD family hydrolase, which produces MARIPSGVRAVFFDAVGTLIFPEPSAPAVYAAVARWHGLDLPASEVRERFLTAYRQEEAADADRSWATSEARERDRWRTIVTSTLAGVSDPGACFAHLFEHYARPGAWRVPAAAAGVVAALSARGFVLGMGSNYDARLLTVLDGLPELAPLRDRVVVSAAVGWRKPAREFFAEVSRIAGCAPAEVLFVGDDLRNDYEGATAAGMHALLLDPDARHTHVLHRAAGLAELIS